One region of Carya illinoinensis cultivar Pawnee chromosome 8, C.illinoinensisPawnee_v1, whole genome shotgun sequence genomic DNA includes:
- the LOC122319103 gene encoding transcription factor IBH1-like 1 isoform X1, translated as MHHSVSCLSYTWSFSRSSDGPTEPRMRNPSLIKEEFLKRWIIALRRCTSLKKNMNILERNKVVKLSADLAMASARNGTTSWSRALIANATRDNDNRILAEQILGPESEILVKRVSTMPFKTCNRRKIRSKRILKRSCSSAIRRVRKTVPRKVLANCIAKRLIQKRTHILKSLVPGGEFMDETTLMEETLDYIAYLRVQVDVMRSCTYC; from the exons ATGCATCACTCTGTAAGCTGTCTTTCGTATACCTGGAGTTTCTCTCGATCTTCTGACGGCCCAACAGAAC CTAGGATGCGCAATCCTAGCTTAATCAAAGAAGAATTCCTTAAAAGATGGATAATTGCTCTTCGAAGATGCACttctttaaagaaaaacatgaaCATCTTGGAGAGAAACAAGGTCGTAAAGTTGTCCGCAGACCTAGCCATGGCTTCTGCTAGAAATGGGACAACGTCGTGGAGCCGTGCCCTCATTGCCAATGCTACAAGAGACAATGATAACAGAATCCTGGCTGAGCAAATCTTGGGCCCGGAGTCTGAAATTTTGGTAAAGAGAGTTTCAACTATGCCATTCAAGACTTGCAACAGGCGGAAGATTAGAAGCAAGAGGATCTTGAAAAGAAGCTGCAGCAGTGCAATCCGTAGAGTAAGAAAAACTGTGCCTCGTAAGGTTCTTGCCAACTGTATTGCAAAGAGATTAATTCAGAAGAGAACACATATTCTCAAGAGTCTTGTCCCCGGAGGAGAATTTATGGATGAGACAACTTTGATGGAAGAAACCCTAGATTATATCGCATATCTGCGAGTTCAGGTTGATGTAATGCGATCATGTACGTATTGCTAG
- the LOC122319103 gene encoding transcription factor IBH1-like 1 isoform X2 gives MRNPSLIKEEFLKRWIIALRRCTSLKKNMNILERNKVVKLSADLAMASARNGTTSWSRALIANATRDNDNRILAEQILGPESEILVKRVSTMPFKTCNRRKIRSKRILKRSCSSAIRRVRKTVPRKVLANCIAKRLIQKRTHILKSLVPGGEFMDETTLMEETLDYIAYLRVQVDVMRSCTYC, from the coding sequence ATGCGCAATCCTAGCTTAATCAAAGAAGAATTCCTTAAAAGATGGATAATTGCTCTTCGAAGATGCACttctttaaagaaaaacatgaaCATCTTGGAGAGAAACAAGGTCGTAAAGTTGTCCGCAGACCTAGCCATGGCTTCTGCTAGAAATGGGACAACGTCGTGGAGCCGTGCCCTCATTGCCAATGCTACAAGAGACAATGATAACAGAATCCTGGCTGAGCAAATCTTGGGCCCGGAGTCTGAAATTTTGGTAAAGAGAGTTTCAACTATGCCATTCAAGACTTGCAACAGGCGGAAGATTAGAAGCAAGAGGATCTTGAAAAGAAGCTGCAGCAGTGCAATCCGTAGAGTAAGAAAAACTGTGCCTCGTAAGGTTCTTGCCAACTGTATTGCAAAGAGATTAATTCAGAAGAGAACACATATTCTCAAGAGTCTTGTCCCCGGAGGAGAATTTATGGATGAGACAACTTTGATGGAAGAAACCCTAGATTATATCGCATATCTGCGAGTTCAGGTTGATGTAATGCGATCATGTACGTATTGCTAG